In the genome of Cupriavidus malaysiensis, one region contains:
- a CDS encoding cupin domain-containing protein, with protein sequence MSDLSEATQVKRTWERPEGASFDQWMESRVARFSTRRYDWDALKFQADHDPKYRRAQMRYLGTGGTGVAADTNTVPSEHFTFSTMIIPAGHEGPSHLHTDVEEVFFILRGKIKLILEKDGERFETILTDRDLVSVPPGVYREEINIGEEDALMCVMLGARKPVTPTYPPEHPLAQIKRG encoded by the coding sequence ATGAGCGATCTGAGCGAAGCGACGCAGGTCAAGCGGACGTGGGAGCGCCCCGAGGGCGCCAGCTTCGACCAATGGATGGAAAGCCGCGTGGCGCGCTTCTCCACCCGCCGCTACGACTGGGACGCGCTGAAGTTCCAGGCCGACCACGATCCCAAGTACCGCCGCGCGCAGATGCGCTACCTGGGCACGGGTGGCACGGGCGTCGCGGCCGACACCAATACGGTGCCGTCGGAGCACTTCACCTTCTCGACCATGATCATCCCGGCCGGCCACGAAGGCCCGTCGCACCTGCATACCGACGTGGAAGAGGTGTTCTTCATCCTGCGCGGCAAGATCAAGCTGATCCTGGAGAAGGACGGCGAGCGCTTCGAGACCATCCTGACCGACCGCGACCTGGTCTCGGTGCCGCCCGGCGTGTACCGCGAGGAGATCAATATCGGCGAGGAAGACGCGCTGATGTGCGTGATGCTCGGCGCCAGGAAGCCGGTCACGCCGACCTATCCGCCCGAGCACCCGCTCGCCCAGATCAAGCGCGGGTGA
- a CDS encoding alpha/beta fold hydrolase, with the protein MLAELDAGFAERTAVLADGARVAYRSGGRQGPLVVLLHGISSGAASWLPCASLLAAQARVLAWDAPGYGASAALAQPAPRASDYAARLAGLLEALALRPDVIVGHSLGALMAAAFVAQARPALLPSRLLLLSPAQGYGAPGQQEQAAQVSAQRLQALAQLGVEGLAERGPQRLLSAAADAGARDWVRWNMRRLNVDGYRQAVAMLCGDAIEPYLQRRAAGVDARVACGGADVVTTPAASEALAQRLGLPFGLVPDAGHVCYIEQPQALARMLRGLLPAAAAPGAAVSH; encoded by the coding sequence CTGCTCGCCGAACTGGACGCGGGCTTCGCCGAGCGCACGGCCGTGCTGGCCGACGGCGCCCGCGTGGCCTACCGCAGCGGCGGCAGGCAGGGCCCGCTGGTGGTGCTGCTGCACGGCATCAGCTCCGGCGCGGCCTCCTGGCTGCCGTGCGCCAGCCTGCTGGCGGCGCAGGCGCGCGTGCTGGCATGGGACGCGCCCGGCTACGGCGCTTCCGCCGCGCTGGCGCAACCGGCGCCGCGCGCCTCGGACTATGCGGCGCGGCTGGCGGGTTTGCTGGAGGCGCTGGCGCTGCGTCCCGACGTCATCGTCGGCCACTCGCTGGGCGCGCTGATGGCCGCGGCCTTCGTCGCGCAGGCGCGTCCCGCGCTGCTGCCGTCGCGGCTGCTGCTGCTCAGCCCGGCGCAGGGCTACGGCGCGCCCGGCCAGCAGGAACAAGCGGCACAGGTGTCGGCGCAGCGGCTGCAGGCGCTGGCGCAGCTCGGCGTGGAAGGCCTGGCCGAGCGCGGTCCGCAGCGCCTGCTGAGCGCGGCCGCCGATGCCGGCGCGCGCGACTGGGTGCGCTGGAACATGCGGCGCCTGAACGTGGACGGTTACCGCCAGGCGGTGGCCATGCTGTGCGGCGATGCCATCGAGCCCTACCTGCAGCGGCGAGCCGCCGGGGTGGACGCGCGGGTGGCCTGCGGCGGCGCGGACGTGGTCACCACGCCGGCGGCGAGCGAGGCGCTGGCACAGCGTCTGGGCCTGCCTTTCGGCCTGGTGCCCGATGCCGGTCATGTGTGTTATATCGAGCAGCCACAGGCACTGGCGCGCATGCTGCGCGGCCTGCTGCCCGCCGCGGCCGCTCCCGGCGCCGCCGTGTCACACTGA
- a CDS encoding SDR family oxidoreductase: protein MPMIDLDGRVAVVTGGSSGIGLATVELLLEAGASVALCGRDETRLREAEAGLRARFPGAKLYAARCDVLDPGQVRAFAAASEAALGPAQMLVNNAGQGRVSTFADTEDEAWAEELRLKFFSVIHPTRAFLPQLERTRDAAVVCVNSLLALQPEPHMVATSAARAGVHNLVRSLATEFAPKGIRVNGILLGLVESGQWRRRFEARPDEDRHLDWAAWTARLAGQKHIQLGRLGLPVEAARAILFLASPLSSYTTGSHIDISGGHSRHA from the coding sequence ATGCCGATGATCGATCTGGACGGCCGCGTGGCCGTGGTGACCGGCGGTTCGTCGGGCATAGGACTGGCCACCGTGGAGCTGCTGCTGGAAGCGGGCGCATCGGTGGCACTGTGCGGCCGGGACGAAACCCGCCTGCGCGAAGCCGAAGCCGGCCTGCGCGCACGCTTTCCCGGCGCGAAACTGTATGCGGCGCGCTGCGACGTGCTGGACCCGGGCCAGGTGCGCGCCTTCGCCGCCGCCTCCGAAGCCGCGCTGGGACCGGCGCAGATGCTGGTCAACAACGCCGGCCAGGGCCGCGTGTCGACCTTCGCGGATACCGAGGACGAGGCCTGGGCCGAAGAACTGCGGCTCAAGTTCTTCTCCGTGATCCACCCGACGCGGGCCTTCCTGCCGCAGCTGGAGCGCACGCGCGACGCGGCCGTCGTCTGCGTCAACTCTCTGCTGGCGCTGCAGCCAGAGCCCCATATGGTGGCGACCTCGGCCGCGCGCGCCGGGGTGCACAACCTGGTGCGCTCGCTGGCCACCGAGTTCGCCCCCAAGGGCATCCGCGTCAACGGCATCCTGCTCGGCCTGGTGGAATCCGGCCAGTGGCGCCGCCGCTTCGAGGCGCGCCCTGACGAAGACCGCCATCTCGACTGGGCCGCGTGGACCGCGCGCCTGGCCGGGCAGAAGCATATCCAGCTCGGTCGCCTCGGCCTGCCGGTGGAAGCCGCGCGCGCCATCCTGTTCCTTGCCTCGCCGTTGTCTTCGTACACCACGGGCAGCCATATCGATATCTCCGGAGGACACTCCCGTCATGCGTAA
- a CDS encoding aspartate dehydrogenase, whose translation MLHVSMVGCGAIGRGVLELLKDDPDVAFDAVIVPEAAQAEARAALAALAPGARVVDRLGDSRPDLLVECAGHQALAEHVVPALERGIACLVVSVGALSEPGLADRLETAARRGHTQVQLLSGAIGAIDALAAARVGGLDEVVYTGRKPPRAWLGTPAEQVCDLGALTEARVIFEGSARDAARLYPKNANVAATLSLAGLGLDRTQVKLLADPGEQENVHHVAARGAFGGFELTMRGKPLAANPKTSALTVFSVVRALGNRAHAVSI comes from the coding sequence ATGCTGCACGTGTCGATGGTGGGCTGCGGCGCGATCGGGCGCGGCGTGCTGGAACTGCTCAAGGACGATCCCGACGTCGCCTTCGATGCGGTGATCGTGCCGGAGGCGGCGCAGGCCGAGGCGCGCGCGGCGCTGGCCGCGCTGGCGCCCGGCGCGCGCGTGGTCGACAGGCTCGGCGACAGCCGTCCCGACCTGCTGGTCGAGTGCGCCGGACACCAGGCGCTGGCCGAGCATGTGGTGCCGGCACTGGAACGCGGCATCGCCTGCCTGGTGGTCTCGGTGGGCGCGCTGTCGGAGCCCGGCCTGGCCGACCGGCTGGAAACCGCGGCGCGGCGCGGCCATACCCAGGTGCAACTGCTGTCCGGCGCCATCGGCGCCATCGACGCGCTGGCCGCGGCCCGCGTGGGCGGCCTCGACGAGGTGGTCTACACCGGCCGCAAGCCGCCGCGCGCCTGGCTGGGCACGCCGGCCGAGCAGGTCTGCGACCTCGGCGCGCTGACCGAGGCCCGGGTCATCTTCGAGGGCAGCGCGCGCGATGCCGCGCGGCTCTATCCGAAGAACGCCAACGTCGCGGCCACGCTGTCGCTGGCCGGGCTGGGCCTGGACCGCACGCAGGTCAAGCTGCTCGCCGATCCCGGCGAGCAGGAGAACGTGCACCACGTGGCCGCGCGTGGCGCCTTCGGCGGCTTCGAGCTGACCATGCGCGGCAAGCCGCTGGCGGCCAACCCCAAGACTTCCGCGCTGACGGTGTTCAGCGTGGTGCGGGCGCTGGGCAACCGCGCGCACGCGGTATCCATCTGA
- a CDS encoding xanthine dehydrogenase family protein molybdopterin-binding subunit, producing the protein MLPRNETALEAPASPSRRGFLRFGVAAAGALCIPLPALAGRTVDSGPHGSHELTDWIWIEADGRTRLGLSQCEVGQGVYTGLPQVLADELDADWRQVEVVFVTGRDAYRTGAAYEEPQQFVGASMSATLFYERLRIAGAQAREVLLRAGARRLDVRPSQCHTELGRVIHGASGRSLGYGELAADAARLPLNPSPRLKNEAAHKLIGRDLPRLDTPAKVDGSAEFGIDVKVPGMLVGALKMPPQVTGKVTGLRNAEAIRKMPGVRAVVQAPDAAIVVAQHYWQARKAADALELEIDPGAAQGLHSDAILAARVAALGAPGAVVATHLGSPEDTLAKAGGKMVEADYHTPYIVHATMEAVNATVHVRDDAIEVWGPIQGQDFVRNALARLFNRQPESVIVHTTFLGGSFGRKFLPDFVIHAARASAAVGQPVKVIRSREDDIRHGFYRPGVSGRFRAVLDAQGMPLAMHARVTGQSLYGVIKKERMAQNGGWDETMLEAIYDLAYQVPNLKVDMIDVKQPIPVSFLRSVGSTSSVFMLESFVNEMADAAGADPYRYRRKLLAHDPLAVRVLDAAAARAGWDSKPRPGVTRGFTFSLYTGRGEAFQTYVAMAVELERTGKTFQVRRVVCAVDAGRAINPNLIRANIEGGIGFALSNTLKSEITFQDGAVQQSNFHDFRVISLAEMPKVEVEIVASDRPPQGCGEVSLAPVAPAVAHAFYQATRQRRRAMPMSLEA; encoded by the coding sequence ATGCTGCCGCGAAATGAGACTGCGCTGGAAGCGCCCGCCAGCCCGTCGCGGCGCGGATTCCTCAGGTTCGGCGTGGCCGCGGCCGGTGCGCTGTGCATCCCGTTGCCGGCGCTGGCCGGCCGCACCGTGGACAGCGGCCCGCACGGCAGTCACGAGCTGACCGACTGGATCTGGATCGAAGCGGACGGCAGGACGCGGCTCGGCCTGTCGCAATGCGAAGTGGGGCAGGGCGTCTACACCGGCCTGCCGCAGGTGCTGGCCGACGAGCTCGACGCCGACTGGCGCCAGGTCGAGGTGGTCTTCGTCACCGGGCGCGATGCCTACCGTACCGGGGCGGCCTACGAGGAGCCGCAGCAGTTCGTCGGCGCGTCGATGTCGGCCACGCTGTTCTACGAGCGGCTGCGCATCGCCGGCGCGCAGGCGCGCGAGGTGCTGTTGCGCGCCGGCGCACGCCGGCTCGACGTGCGGCCCAGCCAGTGCCACACCGAACTGGGGCGCGTGATCCACGGCGCCAGCGGACGCTCGCTCGGCTACGGCGAGCTGGCCGCCGATGCCGCCAGGCTGCCGCTCAACCCATCGCCCCGGCTGAAGAACGAGGCCGCCCACAAGCTGATCGGGCGCGACCTGCCGCGCCTGGACACGCCCGCCAAGGTCGACGGCAGCGCCGAATTCGGCATCGACGTCAAGGTGCCCGGCATGCTGGTCGGCGCGCTCAAGATGCCGCCCCAGGTGACCGGCAAGGTCACGGGACTGCGCAATGCCGAGGCGATCCGCAAGATGCCGGGTGTGCGCGCCGTGGTACAGGCGCCGGACGCGGCCATCGTGGTGGCGCAGCATTACTGGCAGGCCAGGAAGGCGGCCGACGCGCTGGAACTGGAGATCGACCCCGGCGCCGCCCAGGGATTGCACAGCGACGCCATCCTGGCTGCCCGCGTCGCCGCGCTCGGCGCTCCCGGGGCCGTCGTCGCCACCCACCTGGGCAGCCCGGAAGACACGCTTGCCAAGGCCGGAGGCAAGATGGTCGAGGCCGACTACCACACGCCCTACATCGTGCACGCGACCATGGAGGCGGTGAATGCCACCGTGCACGTGCGCGACGATGCCATCGAGGTCTGGGGCCCGATCCAGGGGCAGGATTTCGTGCGCAACGCCCTCGCCAGGCTGTTCAACCGCCAGCCCGAATCGGTGATCGTCCACACCACCTTCCTGGGCGGCAGCTTCGGCCGCAAATTCCTGCCCGACTTCGTCATCCACGCCGCGCGCGCCTCGGCGGCGGTGGGCCAGCCGGTCAAGGTGATCCGCTCGCGCGAGGACGACATCCGCCATGGTTTCTACCGTCCCGGCGTCTCGGGCCGCTTCCGCGCCGTGCTCGATGCGCAAGGCATGCCGCTGGCCATGCATGCGCGCGTCACCGGCCAGTCGCTGTACGGTGTCATCAAGAAGGAGCGCATGGCGCAGAACGGCGGCTGGGACGAGACCATGCTGGAGGCGATCTATGACCTGGCCTACCAGGTGCCCAACCTGAAGGTCGACATGATCGACGTGAAGCAGCCGATTCCGGTCAGCTTCCTGCGCAGCGTAGGCAGTACCTCGAGCGTGTTCATGCTGGAGAGCTTCGTCAACGAGATGGCCGACGCGGCCGGCGCCGATCCCTACCGCTACCGGCGCAAGCTGCTGGCGCACGATCCGCTGGCCGTGCGCGTGCTGGACGCGGCCGCGGCCCGCGCCGGCTGGGACAGCAAGCCCAGGCCCGGCGTGACGCGCGGCTTCACCTTCAGCCTCTACACCGGACGCGGCGAGGCCTTCCAGACCTATGTGGCGATGGCGGTCGAACTGGAGCGGACGGGCAAGACGTTCCAGGTGCGGCGCGTGGTCTGCGCCGTCGACGCCGGCCGCGCCATCAACCCGAACCTGATCCGCGCCAATATCGAGGGCGGCATCGGCTTCGCGCTCAGCAACACGCTCAAGAGCGAGATCACCTTCCAGGACGGCGCGGTGCAGCAGAGCAACTTCCACGACTTCCGCGTCATCTCGCTGGCCGAGATGCCCAAGGTGGAAGTGGAGATCGTCGCCAGCGACCGCCCGCCCCAGGGCTGCGGCGAAGTCTCGCTGGCGCCGGTGGCACCCGCCGTGGCGCACGCCTTCTACCAGGCCACCCGGCAGCGCCGCCGCGCGATGCCGATGTCGCTGGAGGCCTGA
- a CDS encoding IclR family transcriptional regulator: MSKATLPEDLQEKYIVPGLERGLRLLCEFSRKDSTLSAAELARRLQVPRSTVFRLLTTLEMMGFVERTDGGREFRLGMAVLRLGFEYLASLELTELGRPLLDRLRDDIHYPCNLVVRDGRSIVYVAKSVAPTPFASSVNVGTRLPAHATVLGRVLLEDLSLAELRELYPESQLEVFSESTPRTVEQLFEMVQHDRQRGYVLQEGFFEASISTIAAPVRDRSGKVAAAMGATIPASRIDPEQLGPMVEQVRHAADELSRLLDYRPAAEHKVVNLYRE; the protein is encoded by the coding sequence ATGAGCAAAGCCACCCTGCCCGAAGACCTCCAGGAAAAGTACATCGTGCCGGGCCTGGAGCGCGGACTGCGGCTGCTGTGCGAATTCAGCCGCAAGGACAGCACGCTGTCGGCGGCCGAACTGGCGCGCCGGCTGCAGGTGCCCCGCTCCACGGTGTTCCGTTTGCTGACCACGCTGGAGATGATGGGTTTCGTCGAGCGCACCGACGGCGGGCGCGAGTTCCGCCTCGGCATGGCCGTGCTGCGCCTGGGCTTCGAGTACCTGGCCTCGCTGGAACTGACCGAGCTGGGCCGGCCGCTGCTCGACCGCCTGCGCGACGACATCCACTACCCGTGCAACCTGGTGGTGCGCGACGGCCGTTCGATCGTCTACGTCGCCAAGTCGGTGGCGCCGACGCCGTTCGCCAGCTCCGTCAACGTGGGCACGCGCCTGCCGGCGCACGCCACCGTGCTCGGCCGCGTGCTGCTGGAAGACCTGTCGCTGGCCGAACTGCGCGAGCTCTATCCGGAGTCGCAGCTCGAGGTGTTCTCGGAAAGCACCCCGCGCACCGTCGAACAGCTGTTCGAGATGGTGCAGCACGACCGCCAGCGCGGCTACGTGCTGCAGGAAGGCTTCTTCGAAGCGAGCATCTCCACCATCGCGGCGCCGGTGCGCGATCGCAGCGGCAAGGTGGCGGCGGCGATGGGCGCGACGATTCCGGCCTCGCGCATCGACCCGGAGCAGCTCGGCCCGATGGTGGAACAGGTCCGTCATGCGGCGGACGAGCTCTCGCGCCTGCTGGACTACCGTCCGGCGGCGGAGCACAAGGTAGTCAACTTATACCGAGAATGA
- a CDS encoding aromatic ring-hydroxylating oxygenase subunit alpha, giving the protein METNKQARVEERLETGLRNYWYPVAASWSLRHAPIGVTRLGQNLVLWRDGAGQVQALEDRCPHRGARLSMGWNLGDRVACWYHGVEVGGDGQVKSVPAVDSCPMEGKTCVRSYPVQEKAGAVFVWFGDRAPGEADALRLPEELESEEHSHFLCVAHWDCNYRYAVDNVMDPMHGAYLHAVSHSMASGEKSAVMQVVETEHGLVFEKTGQRGVNFDWVEFGETGALWLRLSIPYQRKVGPGGPFGIVGIATPVDTEHCMVFFWRTRHVQGWQRDAWRFLYRNRLERLHWDVLEQDRVVLESLAPNARDHETLYQHDIGITRVRRLLRRRAEQEVAEQPIAMLQPASGAASHA; this is encoded by the coding sequence ATGGAAACGAACAAGCAGGCACGCGTGGAAGAGCGCCTCGAGACGGGGCTGCGCAACTACTGGTACCCGGTGGCCGCCTCGTGGTCGCTGCGCCATGCGCCGATCGGCGTGACGCGCCTGGGCCAGAACCTGGTGCTGTGGCGCGATGGCGCCGGCCAGGTGCAGGCGCTGGAAGACCGCTGCCCGCATCGCGGCGCGCGCCTGTCGATGGGCTGGAACCTGGGCGACCGCGTGGCCTGCTGGTACCACGGCGTGGAAGTGGGCGGCGACGGCCAGGTCAAGAGCGTGCCGGCGGTGGACAGCTGCCCGATGGAGGGCAAGACCTGCGTGCGCAGCTACCCGGTGCAGGAGAAGGCCGGCGCCGTCTTCGTCTGGTTCGGCGACCGCGCCCCGGGCGAGGCCGACGCGCTGCGCCTGCCGGAGGAATTGGAAAGCGAGGAGCACAGCCACTTCCTGTGCGTGGCGCATTGGGACTGCAACTACCGCTACGCGGTGGACAACGTCATGGACCCGATGCACGGTGCCTACCTGCACGCAGTCTCGCACTCGATGGCCAGCGGCGAGAAGTCGGCCGTGATGCAGGTGGTCGAAACCGAGCACGGCCTGGTCTTCGAGAAGACCGGCCAGCGCGGCGTGAACTTCGACTGGGTCGAGTTCGGCGAGACCGGCGCGCTGTGGCTGCGCCTGTCCATCCCCTATCAGCGCAAGGTCGGCCCCGGCGGCCCCTTCGGCATCGTCGGCATCGCCACCCCGGTGGATACCGAGCACTGCATGGTCTTCTTCTGGCGTACCCGCCACGTGCAGGGCTGGCAGCGCGATGCCTGGCGCTTCCTCTACCGCAACCGCCTCGAGCGCCTGCACTGGGACGTGCTGGAGCAGGACCGCGTGGTGCTGGAGTCGCTGGCGCCGAACGCGCGGGACCACGAGACGCTGTACCAGCACGACATCGGCATCACCCGCGTGCGCCGCTTGCTGCGCCGACGCGCCGAACAGGAAGTCGCGGAGCAGCCGATCGCCATGCTGCAGCCCGCCAGCGGAGCCGCCAGCCATGCCTGA
- a CDS encoding recombinase-like helix-turn-helix domain-containing protein, whose amino-acid sequence MDDAAYNPNLAPWEKAVPNNVAGKGYIEQPGKVANLVWQTRAAAPTAYENALGDALQAAFEGGAETPEDIVRAFNAAGLLSADGQRWNEERFLAEMRRLGA is encoded by the coding sequence ATGGACGACGCCGCATACAACCCGAACCTCGCGCCCTGGGAAAAGGCCGTGCCCAACAACGTGGCCGGCAAGGGCTATATCGAGCAGCCCGGCAAGGTCGCCAATCTCGTGTGGCAGACCCGCGCGGCGGCGCCGACCGCCTACGAGAACGCACTGGGCGACGCGCTGCAGGCCGCCTTCGAGGGCGGTGCCGAGACCCCCGAGGACATCGTGCGCGCCTTCAATGCCGCCGGCCTGCTGAGTGCCGACGGCCAGCGCTGGAACGAGGAGCGCTTCCTCGCCGAGATGCGCCGCCTGGGCGCCTGA
- a CDS encoding thiamine pyrophosphate-binding protein, with amino-acid sequence MRNEQPQVTVGAAIAAFLEQCGVKAAFGVISIHNMPILDAMGERGKIRFVPARGEAGGTNMADAYARTTGGLGVCLTSTGTAAGNAAGAMVEALTAGTPLLHITGQIETPYLDQSLAYIHEAPDQLTMLKAVSKAAFRVRSADTALSTFKLAVQTALTAPSGPVSVEVPIDIQSALIPMPSDLRPLAVPTHVPAAEALDAMAEHLARAKRPMLWLGGGARHAGAQVKRLMDLGFGVVTSTQGRGIVPEDDPRSLGAYNLHKPVETFYQGCDAMVVVGSRLRGNETLKYELKLPRPLYRIDADPSAEGRCYASDAFVCGDAALALAGLADRLEGKLKVDAGFAADLRRAHDTAVGSLVDGLGPYAALVQSLQAAVGRAFNWVRDVTVSNSTWGNRELRLFDSRAGVHALGGGIGQGLAMGIGAAVGAAATASGKKTFCLAGDGGFILNLGELATAVQERADLVIVLMNDRGYGVIKNIQDAQYGGRRHYVDLHTPDYAQLAQSLALRHRRVGNLADAAAALEAATAEAGPFLLEIDMLAIGSFKTAFAGPPVNKATPADAQGEQEARAAERATVTA; translated from the coding sequence ATGCGTAACGAACAACCGCAAGTCACCGTCGGCGCCGCCATCGCGGCCTTTCTCGAACAATGCGGGGTCAAGGCCGCCTTCGGCGTGATCTCCATCCACAACATGCCCATCCTCGACGCCATGGGCGAGCGCGGCAAGATCCGCTTCGTGCCGGCGCGCGGCGAGGCCGGCGGCACCAATATGGCCGACGCCTACGCCCGCACCACCGGCGGCCTGGGCGTGTGCCTGACCAGCACCGGCACCGCCGCCGGCAATGCCGCCGGCGCCATGGTCGAAGCGCTGACCGCCGGCACGCCGCTGCTGCACATCACCGGGCAGATCGAGACACCCTACCTGGACCAGAGCCTGGCCTACATCCACGAGGCACCGGACCAGCTCACCATGCTCAAGGCAGTGTCCAAGGCCGCCTTCCGCGTGCGCAGCGCCGACACCGCGCTGTCGACCTTCAAGCTCGCGGTACAGACCGCGCTGACCGCGCCGAGCGGCCCCGTCAGCGTGGAAGTGCCGATCGATATCCAGTCGGCGCTGATCCCGATGCCGTCCGACCTGCGTCCGCTCGCCGTGCCCACGCACGTGCCCGCGGCCGAGGCCCTCGATGCGATGGCCGAGCACCTGGCCCGCGCCAAGCGCCCGATGCTGTGGCTGGGCGGTGGCGCGCGCCATGCCGGCGCGCAGGTCAAGCGCCTGATGGACCTGGGCTTCGGCGTGGTCACCAGCACGCAGGGCCGCGGCATCGTGCCGGAGGACGACCCGCGCTCGCTGGGCGCCTACAACCTGCACAAGCCGGTCGAGACCTTCTACCAGGGCTGCGACGCCATGGTGGTGGTGGGCTCGCGCTTGCGCGGCAACGAGACGCTGAAGTACGAGCTGAAGCTGCCGCGCCCGCTCTACCGCATCGACGCCGACCCCTCCGCCGAGGGCCGCTGCTACGCCAGCGATGCCTTCGTCTGCGGCGACGCCGCGCTGGCGCTGGCCGGCCTGGCCGACCGCCTCGAAGGCAAGCTCAAGGTCGACGCCGGCTTCGCCGCCGACCTGCGCCGCGCGCACGACACCGCGGTCGGCAGCCTGGTCGACGGCCTCGGCCCCTACGCCGCGCTGGTGCAGTCGCTGCAGGCAGCGGTGGGCCGCGCGTTCAACTGGGTGCGCGACGTCACCGTGTCCAACAGCACCTGGGGCAACCGCGAGCTGCGCCTGTTCGACTCGCGTGCCGGCGTGCACGCGCTGGGCGGCGGCATCGGCCAGGGCCTGGCGATGGGCATCGGCGCCGCGGTCGGCGCGGCGGCCACCGCCTCCGGCAAGAAGACCTTCTGCCTGGCCGGCGACGGCGGCTTCATCCTCAACCTGGGCGAACTGGCCACCGCGGTGCAGGAGCGCGCCGACCTCGTCATCGTGCTGATGAACGACCGCGGCTACGGCGTGATCAAGAACATCCAGGACGCCCAGTACGGCGGCCGCCGCCACTACGTGGACCTGCACACGCCCGACTACGCCCAGCTGGCCCAGTCGCTGGCGCTGCGCCACCGCCGCGTCGGCAACCTGGCCGACGCCGCCGCCGCGCTGGAAGCGGCCACGGCCGAAGCCGGTCCCTTCCTGCTGGAGATCGACATGCTGGCCATCGGCAGCTTCAAGACCGCCTTCGCCGGCCCGCCGGTCAACAAGGCGACGCCGGCCGACGCGCAGGGCGAGCAGGAAGCGCGCGCCGCCGAGCGCGCCACCGTGACGGCCTGA
- a CDS encoding SDR family oxidoreductase has protein sequence MPDAANQGLLAGRRVLVTGAARGLGLAFAEAIAQAGAAVAMADVLGERVRAAAAGLAQRGLTVLPLELDLADPDSVRRCAQQAIAGLGGLDGLVNNAAVTDSGGRASDEIDIATWDRVMQVNVRGTWLMTNACLDALRASGRGAIVNLASDTPLWGAPRLLAYVASKSAILGMTRSLSRELGEARITVNAVAPGLTLVEATEYVPAKRHELYREQRAIPREQLPEDVCGAVVFALSDLSRFMTGQTLAVNGGFVMH, from the coding sequence ATGCCTGACGCCGCCAACCAAGGCCTGCTGGCCGGCCGGCGCGTGCTGGTGACCGGCGCCGCGCGCGGCCTGGGACTGGCCTTCGCCGAAGCGATCGCGCAGGCCGGCGCCGCCGTCGCCATGGCCGACGTGCTGGGCGAGCGCGTGCGCGCCGCCGCGGCCGGCCTGGCGCAGCGCGGCCTCACCGTGCTGCCGCTGGAGCTGGACCTGGCCGATCCGGACTCGGTGCGCCGCTGCGCGCAGCAGGCCATCGCCGGCCTGGGCGGCCTGGACGGCCTGGTCAACAACGCCGCGGTGACCGACTCGGGCGGCCGCGCCAGCGACGAGATCGATATTGCCACCTGGGACCGCGTGATGCAGGTGAACGTGCGCGGCACCTGGCTGATGACCAATGCCTGCCTGGACGCGCTGCGCGCCTCCGGACGCGGCGCCATCGTCAACCTGGCCTCCGACACGCCGCTGTGGGGCGCGCCCCGGCTGCTGGCCTACGTGGCGAGCAAGAGCGCCATCCTCGGCATGACCCGTTCGCTGTCGCGCGAACTGGGCGAGGCGCGCATCACGGTGAACGCCGTCGCGCCCGGCCTGACCCTGGTGGAAGCCACCGAGTACGTGCCGGCCAAGCGCCACGAGCTGTACCGCGAGCAGCGCGCGATCCCGCGCGAGCAGTTGCCCGAAGACGTATGCGGCGCGGTGGTGTTCGCGCTGTCCGACTTGTCCCGCTTCATGACCGGCCAGACGCTGGCGGTCAACGGCGGTTTTGTGATGCATTGA